GTCTCCGACTCTCAGAAAACGACATCTGAGTCGCAGCTTGTGTATTCGGAATACCAAACTGCAGGGAAGGTTCCGATGGTCAGACCATTTGATCCTCGAGGCACAGTCTGCTGGAGAGCTTTACCAGTTTCCGCCGAGCATATGAACCTCATTGGACCAGTCCTTATTAAGGATTCCTGGAGAGACGCTAAGCGGCAAAGCGAATGGGAGCTTTTGGAAGAGGTCAAAGGCCTTGACGGTGTAGGCCAGATGGTGACTTACGAGGAAGACGTCGACTTTTCTATTTCTCAATTCCGCAATCATATCACTCAGGGACTGTATGGGGAGCGCAATCCGTACAGAAAAGACCGCATTTTTACTCGGCTAGTCCTCAAACACTATGGACGATCTGTCAAATATTTTAGCAGCAAATTACAGCTACTTCATGCGCTGTATGATGCTGTCGCTGGTAAGATACGATTATTTGCCTCTGAACCAATATAATTTGTTGACCTTGATATTCATACAGGCCACAAACGAATGTGGCTCAAGGGAGTTCTACATCGAGATATCAGTCTGGAAAACATTTTATTTGGGCAGGAGGGGGCTCAAGTGGGAAATCGCGGGATTTTAATTGATCTCGATTCAGCGATCAAGGTGAATGACAGTCAGAGGTCGAATACTGCTACCCGATCGGGGCGCCTTCGACCGGTAAGCAATCTTTGTTATGCTTCTTCAAGTATGGCTACAAACGTAGCTGACTTTATTCAAAGGGAACATGCACATACCAATCCATCGCTCTTCTCTATGGTCCACAATGGGATATTTCTGGTGTGGAATCACCCCCTCAAGATCACCTTGATGACCTCGAGTCTTTCTTCTACGTGTTAGCCTGGATTTGCATGAGATATAATGGACCCGGAATCAAAGCTCAGAACACCGCCAAATATCTCGATAAATGGGACTCTTCTAATACAGCTCTTTGCGCAGAAATTAAGGAAGGGCTTCTGTCTGCTCCATTGGCGTATCTACAACCCTACTTTGCTAAGGATAAAATCTTCCTCCGGCTTGTTGCAGACCTTGCGAAGGTTTGCGTGCGCCATGTTACGGAAAAACTGAAAGTTGTCGACTCTATGGGAGAATTTCCTGATCTTGTGGAGATCCATCAGGCTCAGGTCGCTTCGTCTGGTAAAGACCATGATGAATTCTTGGCAATCATCGGCAAAGCAATTAACGCCTTAGAAAAGGCGACCAAGGCACAAAAACCCTTCAAGGCGTCACGTAATACTCAGCCTGCCACAACAGCCCAAGTTGTGGCCGGCGGATCAGGTGTTACACCGACAGAAGAACCTACGAAATTTGGCGCTGCTCTGAAGCCAGcggagaaaaagaaagaatcGTTGGCCGTCTTCAAAAAATCTAATGATCACAACTTGAACGCTTCGGTGGCACCAGTGACTCAACGTCCGGAGCCATCTCCTCTAGGAGACTGCTCCAACGTAACACCACAAACCCCATCAAAAAAGGAGGTCGTTTCTGCCAGTACATCTAATATCGCGCATAAATTGTCAAAAGCTAGAGAGAAGAAGCGAAAGATCACGATGGACGACTCGGATGCTGAAGATAGCAAATTGGAAGAAGTCCAGAAACGTTCCAAGGTCAACCACTTGAAGGAAAACAGGTCAGACTATAAAGGCGAATGTTCTTCGGGATCTGCGAAGTGATCGTAGCCCTGCCACTTTCATGTTACGCTCACTGAGTATGCTATTCATTGCTTTTCTGTCGCTTACTATTCAACAACACCATGTAAAGTTTGTAACATTTTTTGATATCTCAACGTTCCATTACACACCCATAGGCCTATTAATCAAATTACGAGTGATGTCCAATCGACAACCGTGAGCCTCCTAGCATGAACAAAAACCCCATGAAGCCAAATTACGTGAAGTCTTAAGCAAGTTAAATCGGAGATCTGTTAAATTGAACCCAGATTCGTTGTGTTTGTTACAAACTAAAGCCGATGGCTTTTTAAACAACAAGTTTTCATTGGCTGCCCCCTTCCTGCGCGTTAAACTTAGCCCAACCTAGTTCGCCACCGCAACGACTCAATGAAACGTTCTAAAATTCATAAACTTCTTaatctcttttctttctacTGCCCCGAAGTCGTCCTTCTCACTTTCCCTTAGCTATCCACTTGAAAGTGCGCGGTATCGTTGGATGGCAACAGTGGACATGTCGGATCTGCATTCGGAGAAGCATTTGGAAGGAGGACAACTCGTTTTCTTGCCACATGACCAATCATATTGCACCGCGGATGCTCAACAACCACGCAGACACAGTGAAAATATTAGATATCATGACGACACAACGTTCATCGCTGGCGAGAACAAGCGTGCGGAGATTCGGGAGGAAATAGTATATGAAGGATGGAGTCCTAGTGAAGTCAGATTTGTTGACCGTTGGTTACGCCCACGCCGTGCTACTTTAACCATGTTGTTGCCGCTGATTGCGCTCTGCCTTCTTCTGCTGCATGGATGTGTACTTTGCATCGCTAAGAAGCCTCCAGTCATCAAGGGAAATACCCAGTTCTTTCCGCCAACCATCCAACAATCCTGGGCGGCCTATACGCCTTATTTTCCTGTGAAACAATACTCGCCTCCACCAGCGCACTGCAAGATTACTCAAGTAAGTATATGAGTTTATATCCTACATATTTTTGTTCACAATTATTTAGGTCAACATTGTGGGTCTTCCCCGCCATAATCAGGTGTTTCTCACTCTGATGGTTTTGTAGATTCAACGCCACGGAGCACGATTCCCGACCTCCGGTGCCACAACTAGAATTCTGACCGCAGTGAATAACCTTAAATCTGCTACTGATTTTTTGGATCCTCGGCTAGATTTCCTTCGTAACTATACGTATACACTTGGCAAGGACAACTTGATACCATTTGGGGCCCTGCAGTGCgtatttattttattttatattCCATTCATTCAAAATCTGATATCATCTAGATCGGTTGATGCAGGTCAAGGAGCATTTCAACGATATTCACAACTTGTATCTTCAAAAAATCTACCTTTCGTTCGCGCTTCCGGTAGTACTCGGGTAGTTGATTCTGCTACCAATTGGACTTCAGGTGAGTAATATTTGTACAAATCGCAGAATTAAGGCTGACAATACCTAGGATTTTCGTTGGCAAGTCATAAGGCATTCAACCCAGTCCTGTCAGTAATTTTGGATGAATCGGTATTTAGTCAATTTTTGTTATCTTAGTTCTATCTGAAATGTGGTGTGTTAGCTTAACGACACTCTGGACGATTCAATGTGTCCCAATGCTGGCTCTTCAGATCCTCAGACCAACATTTGGACATCCATCTACGGAGCCCCTATCGCGGCCCGTTTAAACGCCCAAGCTCCGGGAGCGACGGTCACAGCAGCTGACATTTCGAACCTCATCCCACTCTGCGCGTTCGAAACGCTGGCCAAAGAGATACCCAGTCCTTTCTGTTCCCTTTTCACAGAAGATGAATTTGCACAGTTCGAGTACTTTGGCGACTTGGACAAGTTTTACAACACAGGGTCAGTTGTAACTATTTTTTTCAGAATAATAGGAGAATCACATTaacttgttttctttttatcttatcttttcAGATATGGGCAAGCTCTGGGACGCGTGCAAGGCGTAGGCTACGTCAACGAACTGATTGCTCGGCTCACCGAGTCTCCCGTGCGCGACAACACGCAGACAAACCACACGCTCGACGCTTCACCTGTAACGTTCCCGCTGAACCGGACCATCTATGCAGATTTCTCTCATGACAACCAGATGATCGCGATCTATGCCGCTCTCGGGC
The sequence above is a segment of the Psilocybe cubensis strain MGC-MH-2018 chromosome 4, whole genome shotgun sequence genome. Coding sequences within it:
- a CDS encoding 3-phytase B; this translates as MSDLHSEKHLEGGQLVFLPHDQSYCTADAQQPRRHSENIRYHDDTTFIAGENKRAEIREEIVYEGWSPSEVRFVDRWLRPRRATLTMLLPLIALCLLLLHGCVLCIAKKPPVIKGNTQFFPPTIQQSWAAYTPYFPVKQYSPPPAHCKITQVNIIQRHGARFPTSGATTRILTAVNNLKSATDFLDPRLDFLRNYTYTLGKDNLIPFGALQSVDAGQGAFQRYSQLVSSKNLPFVRASGSTRVVDSATNWTSGFSLASHKAFNPVLSVILDESLNDTLDDSMCPNAGSSDPQTNIWTSIYGAPIAARLNAQAPGATVTAADISNLIPLCAFETLAKEIPSPFCSLFTEDEFAQFEYFGDLDKFYNTGYGQALGRVQGVGYVNELIARLTESPVRDNTQTNHTLDASPVTFPLNRTIYADFSHDNQMIAIYAALGLFNQTVPLDPTAPDPARTWIASHLTPFSARMVTERLSCGSTGPAAGHGQGKIKPQTFVRILVNDALQPLPFCGGDRNGLCTLDAFVESQSYARNDGEGDFEKCFS